One Cryptomeria japonica chromosome 9, Sugi_1.0, whole genome shotgun sequence genomic window carries:
- the LOC131044587 gene encoding zinc transporter 11: MRSSANESSIKQTKKTEILFSEPEQLKRKTRAGYGSRGTLIKLPTNKLCKPEICAAMAAKIPTNCVVIMVLGFLIPLIAGHGGGTESAGDVKPNLREKSLIVVKICCLIIVFTVTFAGGISPYFFRWNQMVISLGTRFAGGVFLGTALMHFLSDSVKTFEDLTEKEYPFSFMLCTAGYLLTMLGDLVVAWVNGKRTKRIEVIPVQDPAPLQTIDGQGESPAHDRDTTLDFQEARGKAPLDSSASLGDSLLLILALCFHSLFEGISIGVAETKAEAWKTLWTVSLHKIFAAIAMGVALLQLIPNRPFLSTAAYSFAFAISSPIGVAIGILIDATTDGRLADWVFAITMGFACGVFIYVAVNHLLSRNHHDSENHEIPSDKPFYNFLAVVLGSGLIAVVMIWD, translated from the exons ATGAGGTCTTCTGCTAATGAAAGCTccattaaacaaacaaaaaaaactgaAATCCTGTTCAGTGAACCAGAACAATTAAAAAGGAAAACCAGAGCTGGGTATGGAAGCAGGGGTACCTTAATCAAACTACCTACTAATAAGCTTTGCAAACCAGAAATCTGCGCAGCCATGGCTGCAAAAATACCCACAAACTGCGTTGTTATTATGGTTCTGGGTTTCCTAATTCCATTAATTGCAGGGCACGGAGGAGGCACTGAATCAGCCGGTGATGTGAAGCCCAACTTAAGAGAAAAATCTTTGATTGTGGTAAAAATCTGCTGTCTCATTATCGTTTTCACAGTGACCTTCGCTGGAGGAATATCTCCCTATTTTTTCAGGTGGAATCAGATGGTTATTTCGCTGGGCACTCGATTCGCAGGAGGGGTTTTCTTGGGGACGGCCCTGATGCATTTCTTGAGCGATTCTGTGAAAACGTTTGAAGATTTGACAGAGAAAGAGTATCCCTTCTCATTCATGCTCTGCACTGCGGGATATCTGCTCACTATGCTGGGTGACCTGGTTGTTGCCTGGGTTAATGGCAAGCGAACCAAGAGAATAGAAGTTATCCCTGTGCAGGATCCTGCTCCTCTGCAAACAATAG ACGGTCAAGGAGAATCCCCTGCGCATGACAGAGACACAACACTTGATTTTCAG GAAGCGAGGGGCAAGGCACCATTGGATAGTTCAGCTTCATTAGGAGACAGTTTATTACTGATATTGGCACTCTGCTTTCACTCTCTCTTCGAAGGAATCTCTATCGGGGTTGCAG AAACGAAAGCAGAAGCATGGAAAACACTGTGGACAGTGTCTCTGCACAAGATATTCGCAGCAATTGCAATGGGGGTAGCACTGTTGCAGTTAATTCCAAACAGGCCATTCTTATCAACAGCCGCCTATTCCTTTGCGTTCGCCATATCCTCCCCAATAGGTGTTGCGATCGGGATTCTAATCGACGCCACCACAGATGGACGTTTGGCGGATTGGGTTTTTGCCATTACAATGGGTTTTGCTTGTGGAGTCTTCATTTACGTTGCCGTAAACCATCTCCTGAGCCGAAATCATCATGACTCTGAAAACCATGAGATTCCATCTGACAAACCATTTTACAATTTTTTGGCTGTTGTTCTTGGTTCTGGATTGATTGCAGTGGTGATGATTTGGGATTAG